One Paraglaciecola mesophila genomic region harbors:
- a CDS encoding arsenate reductase ArsC, translating into MKVLFICTHNRCRSILSEAITNHVGQGKIEARSAGSQPVGEVHPLSIKYLQEAGISTEGLMSQSWNEFEDFAPDVVITVCDSAAGESCPLWFGKSVKVHWGLADPSKLTGSEEAIAQAFRATIDEITQRVNAMLSINVDTQDQQALREAFKAIGAQ; encoded by the coding sequence GTGAAAGTCTTATTTATTTGTACCCACAACCGCTGCCGTAGCATTTTATCCGAAGCGATTACTAATCATGTTGGTCAAGGCAAGATTGAGGCACGCAGCGCGGGTAGCCAACCTGTTGGCGAAGTACATCCACTGTCGATTAAATATTTGCAAGAAGCCGGCATTAGCACCGAAGGCTTGATGAGCCAATCATGGAACGAGTTTGAAGATTTCGCCCCCGATGTGGTGATCACTGTATGCGACAGTGCGGCCGGAGAGAGCTGCCCACTTTGGTTTGGCAAAAGTGTAAAAGTACATTGGGGCTTAGCTGACCCTTCTAAATTAACCGGTAGTGAAGAGGCAATTGCCCAAGCGTTTCGCGCCACTATCGATGAAATCACCCAGCGCGTTAACGCCATGCTTAGCATAAATGTAGATACGCAAGACCAACAAGCATTGCGCGAAGCGTTTAAAGCAATAGGAGCACAGTGA
- the arsH gene encoding arsenical resistance protein ArsH produces MTDIKIVDSGALPENVQSESFAAPEFAQFSSTPSAHKPRILLLYGSLRERSFSRLVVEESARILQAMGAETRIFNPKGLPLPDGDDASNPKVAELRELMMWSEGQVWCSPERHGSMTGILKSQIDWVPLSVGAVRPTQGKTLAVMQVSGGSQSFNAVNQMRVLGRWMRMLTIPNQSSVAKAFMEFDDDNRMKPSSYYNRIVDVLEELMKFTLLTRDNKDYLVDRYSERVESAEQLSQRVNQRSI; encoded by the coding sequence ATGACAGATATTAAAATCGTAGACTCAGGGGCTTTACCTGAAAATGTGCAAAGTGAGTCGTTTGCTGCGCCAGAGTTTGCACAATTTAGCAGTACACCATCGGCTCACAAACCTCGTATTTTATTGTTATATGGGTCACTTCGTGAGCGCTCTTTTAGCCGACTAGTGGTAGAAGAAAGCGCGCGTATATTACAAGCGATGGGGGCAGAAACACGCATTTTTAACCCTAAAGGGCTGCCTCTACCTGATGGGGATGACGCATCAAATCCTAAGGTGGCGGAATTGCGTGAGTTGATGATGTGGTCAGAAGGGCAGGTATGGTGCTCTCCTGAGCGTCACGGTTCAATGACAGGTATCTTAAAAAGTCAGATTGATTGGGTTCCATTGTCGGTGGGCGCAGTTCGCCCAACTCAAGGCAAAACATTAGCGGTGATGCAAGTGAGCGGCGGCTCCCAATCATTTAACGCGGTGAATCAAATGCGGGTATTAGGTCGCTGGATGCGCATGCTGACTATACCGAATCAATCTTCTGTGGCAAAAGCGTTCATGGAGTTCGATGACGACAACCGCATGAAGCCTTCTTCTTACTACAACCGTATTGTTGACGTACTTGAAGAGCTAATGAAGTTCACTTTGCTGACGCGTGACAATAAAGACTACTTAGTCGATCGCTATTCTGAGCGTGTTGAATCTGCTGAGCAATTAAGCCAGCGCGTTAATCAACGCTCAATTTAA
- the arsB gene encoding ACR3 family arsenite efflux transporter — MGLFERYLSVWVAVSIAAGVILGSFFPDVFALVAGFEYAHVNLVVAVLIWLMIYPMMIQIDFSSIKDVGRKPKGLALTLVINWLIKPFTMAALGWLFFKGLFADWVDPQTANEYIAGMILLGVAPCTAMVFVWSQLTKGDANYTLVQVSVNDIIMIFAFAPISALLLGMSDIQVPWETLIISVVLYVLLPLVAGAMTRSWLNKRHDNTANNLDNSTDIGEVRIARFVAALKPWSIIGLLATVVLLFGFQAQTILDKPQMILLIAIPLLLQTYGIFAITYYLAKRMRLPHNVAAPASMIGSSNFFELAVAVAISLFGLHSGAALATVVGVLVEVPVMLSLVYFANRTKAWFPAHQA, encoded by the coding sequence ATGGGTTTATTTGAGCGTTATTTATCGGTTTGGGTAGCGGTGAGTATTGCTGCTGGTGTGATATTAGGCAGCTTTTTTCCTGATGTGTTTGCCCTGGTTGCTGGATTTGAGTATGCACACGTTAACTTAGTGGTGGCCGTACTAATTTGGTTGATGATTTATCCTATGATGATTCAAATCGATTTTTCATCGATAAAAGATGTCGGGCGCAAACCGAAAGGGCTTGCGTTAACTCTGGTAATCAATTGGTTGATTAAACCATTCACTATGGCCGCTTTAGGTTGGCTGTTTTTTAAAGGTTTGTTTGCCGATTGGGTTGACCCTCAAACCGCAAACGAATACATAGCTGGCATGATTCTACTGGGTGTTGCACCCTGTACTGCTATGGTATTTGTGTGGAGCCAACTCACTAAAGGTGATGCTAACTACACTTTGGTGCAAGTATCGGTGAACGACATCATTATGATTTTTGCATTTGCCCCAATCAGCGCATTGCTGTTGGGAATGAGCGATATTCAAGTGCCGTGGGAAACCCTGATCATTTCAGTCGTCTTGTATGTATTACTGCCATTAGTGGCTGGCGCAATGACGCGCTCTTGGCTGAATAAACGCCATGATAATACAGCGAATAACCTAGACAACAGTACTGACATTGGGGAAGTGAGAATAGCTCGCTTTGTAGCTGCGCTTAAGCCTTGGTCTATCATTGGTCTGTTGGCCACTGTGGTATTGCTGTTTGGTTTTCAAGCGCAAACCATCTTAGATAAGCCGCAAATGATCCTTTTGATTGCTATCCCGTTATTGCTACAAACTTATGGTATTTTTGCCATTACCTATTACCTAGCAAAGCGTATGCGTTTGCCTCACAACGTGGCTGCACCAGCGAGTATGATTGGCTCGTCTAACTTTTTTGAATTGGCAGTGGCAGTGGCAATATCGCTATTTGGCCTACATTCTGGGGCGGCGTTAGCGACTGTGGTAGGGGTATTAGTAGAAGTGCCTGTCATGCTTTCGTTAGTGTATTTTGCAAACCGTACAAAGGCGTGGTTTCCAGCACATCAGGCATAA
- a CDS encoding DapH/DapD/GlmU-related protein: MTVKRIGHRYIDAASGKTLDVWFPRANTQIARSCLAQKVGVINSDFVEVELEIDGAPQNIEDAYLRLHLLSEGAVTPNNINLEGIFGLLTNVAWTSAGPVLPTKVDELRAAIASEHHHLTISSIDKFPRMTDYVIPEGVRIGDADRVRLGAHLASGSTVMHEGFVNFNAGTLGSSMVEGRISQGVVVGDGSDIGGGASTMGTLSGGGKTINAIGKNSMVGANAGIGISLGDDCIVEAGLYVTAGTKVTTPDGEVVAARELSGMNGLLFRRNSQNGAVEAIVADSSKWGGLNASLHSND, from the coding sequence ATGACTGTAAAACGTATTGGTCATCGCTACATTGATGCCGCCAGTGGTAAAACGTTAGATGTGTGGTTCCCCCGCGCGAACACCCAAATTGCGCGTAGCTGTCTTGCGCAAAAAGTGGGCGTGATCAACAGCGATTTCGTTGAAGTTGAACTTGAAATCGATGGCGCACCACAAAACATCGAAGACGCTTACCTGCGTTTGCACTTGTTGTCTGAAGGCGCAGTTACCCCAAATAACATTAACCTTGAAGGCATTTTTGGTTTACTGACCAATGTCGCTTGGACCTCTGCAGGCCCTGTTTTACCCACTAAGGTAGACGAACTACGCGCCGCAATCGCCAGTGAGCACCATCACCTAACGATTAGCTCGATTGATAAATTCCCACGTATGACAGACTACGTTATTCCTGAAGGGGTGCGTATTGGCGATGCTGATCGCGTTCGTTTAGGCGCTCACTTAGCGTCAGGCTCAACAGTTATGCACGAAGGGTTTGTTAACTTCAACGCTGGCACTTTAGGTAGTTCTATGGTTGAAGGGCGTATTTCACAAGGTGTTGTGGTGGGTGACGGTTCTGACATCGGCGGTGGTGCTTCAACTATGGGCACATTGTCAGGCGGCGGCAAAACCATTAATGCAATTGGTAAAAACAGCATGGTTGGGGCGAATGCAGGTATCGGTATTTCGTTAGGCGATGATTGCATCGTAGAAGCCGGTTTGTATGTGACCGCAGGCACTAAGGTAACGACACCAGACGGCGAAGTCGTCGCCGCGCGAGAGTTATCAGGTATGAATGGTTTGTTGTTCCGTCGTAACAGCCAAAATGGCGCAGTTGAAGCCATTGTTGCTGATTCGTCTAAATGGGGCGGCTTAAACGCCAGCTTACACAGCAACGACTAA
- a CDS encoding PA4780 family RIO1-like protein kinase — MKIPKRIQPLVDDGLVDEVLYQLMSGKEATVYAVRCGNETRCAKVYKEAMKRSFKKAAQYQEGRKVRNSRRARAMEKGSKFGRKQQEDAWQNTEVDALFTLAKAGVRVPEPYGCYDGVLLMELITDDDGDVAPRLNDVTMSPEQAIEDHAVVMVYVMRMLLAGLVHGDLSEFNVLVDAYGPVIIDLPQVVDAAANNNAFSMLQRDVRNMTEYYAQYAPELKNSHYAEEMWSLFEAGELEADTQLTGHFEFPDDEADVDTVLEEIKAAFEEEQARKARIAGPSDED, encoded by the coding sequence ATGAAAATACCTAAAAGAATTCAACCTTTAGTTGACGATGGCCTTGTCGATGAAGTGCTTTATCAATTAATGAGTGGCAAAGAAGCGACGGTTTATGCTGTGCGCTGTGGCAATGAAACACGCTGCGCAAAGGTTTACAAAGAGGCCATGAAGCGAAGCTTTAAAAAAGCAGCGCAATATCAAGAAGGACGAAAAGTACGTAACTCCCGCCGTGCTCGCGCCATGGAGAAAGGCTCGAAATTCGGGCGTAAACAACAAGAAGATGCGTGGCAAAATACCGAGGTAGATGCCTTGTTTACACTGGCTAAGGCAGGTGTGCGGGTGCCCGAGCCTTATGGCTGTTATGACGGTGTACTGTTAATGGAGCTGATTACCGATGACGATGGCGATGTGGCACCACGTTTAAACGACGTCACCATGTCTCCAGAACAAGCGATAGAAGATCACGCTGTGGTCATGGTGTATGTCATGCGTATGCTGTTAGCCGGTTTGGTACATGGGGATTTGTCAGAGTTTAATGTATTGGTGGATGCCTACGGGCCTGTGATCATCGATTTGCCACAAGTGGTAGATGCTGCTGCAAACAACAATGCTTTTAGTATGCTTCAGCGCGACGTACGCAATATGACTGAATATTATGCCCAATATGCCCCAGAGCTGAAAAACAGCCATTATGCTGAAGAAATGTGGTCTTTGTTTGAAGCCGGCGAGCTTGAAGCGGATACACAACTGACTGGGCATTTTGAATTCCCGGATGATGAAGCGGACGTAGATACTGTGTTAGAGGAAATCAAAGCGGCTTTTGAAGAAGAGCAAGCACGAAAAGCGCGTATCGCTGGCCCTAGTGACGAAGACTAG
- a CDS encoding TIGR02281 family clan AA aspartic protease, with the protein MTKLNTALILTLAVSVAFNVYQYLRGNEKGLLAPMPALAPSNQEEPQTPSSLQPDVTDEGAQPEARQPFNEHELGVATDKPVQAPKRFKPDRREAYLAQTRRWLAAQEYAKLDAFFPLYLRQYPQDVEFLLLEAEYIAHTHLLSDAIIHYHSMLNLPLSNAQQTQVQNTITRLTNDTITQLKQANSWDILAQFVEPLLQVSPTDRGLILALATAYARQQQAGLMENALASIRYDDPQAMEIRHIIAQYNDDAIAKRDDSANSDSPPINTPAGGMSIELQKYGDQYVVETRLSAQQVHFLIDTGASTTAISRQKFKALFKAVETKFVGQFNVQTANGVVRSPMYQFASLEIGKAKVKNVNVMVLPLDELGHSDGLLGMNFLREFDFRIDQKNALLHLQ; encoded by the coding sequence ATGACTAAACTTAATACCGCTTTGATTTTGACGTTAGCTGTCTCTGTGGCATTCAATGTTTATCAGTATCTCAGGGGGAATGAAAAGGGCTTGTTAGCGCCAATGCCTGCACTTGCTCCTTCAAATCAGGAGGAGCCCCAAACGCCGTCCAGCCTTCAACCTGATGTCACGGATGAAGGCGCGCAGCCGGAAGCCCGTCAGCCGTTTAATGAACACGAGCTAGGTGTTGCAACTGACAAACCGGTACAAGCACCCAAGCGCTTTAAACCGGATCGCCGCGAGGCCTATTTGGCCCAAACTCGGCGCTGGCTCGCGGCGCAGGAATACGCCAAACTGGATGCGTTTTTCCCGCTATATCTACGCCAATACCCGCAAGATGTTGAGTTTTTACTTCTAGAAGCTGAATATATTGCGCATACGCATTTGCTCAGTGATGCCATCATTCATTACCACAGCATGCTCAATTTACCCCTCAGTAATGCGCAGCAGACCCAGGTGCAAAACACTATTACGCGCTTGACCAACGACACCATCACTCAACTGAAACAAGCCAATTCTTGGGATATTCTGGCGCAATTCGTCGAGCCCTTATTACAAGTTAGCCCAACTGACCGGGGGTTAATTTTAGCCTTGGCCACTGCATATGCTCGCCAGCAACAAGCGGGATTAATGGAAAACGCCCTAGCGTCAATCCGTTATGATGATCCACAAGCCATGGAGATACGGCACATCATTGCGCAATATAATGACGATGCGATAGCCAAGCGCGATGACTCTGCTAACAGCGACAGCCCACCCATAAATACCCCAGCGGGTGGTATGTCTATTGAGCTACAAAAATACGGTGACCAGTACGTAGTTGAAACACGCCTTAGCGCTCAGCAGGTACACTTTTTGATTGATACAGGTGCATCTACTACGGCTATTTCTCGGCAGAAATTTAAAGCATTATTCAAAGCGGTCGAGACCAAATTTGTTGGACAATTCAATGTACAAACGGCTAACGGCGTGGTGCGCTCTCCCATGTACCAGTTCGCCAGCCTCGAAATTGGCAAAGCGAAGGTGAAAAATGTCAATGTGATGGTATTGCCCTTAGATGAATTAGGTCATAGTGATGGCTTACTCGGAATGAATTTTTTGCGCGAATTTGATTTTCGAATTGATCAGAAAAATGCTCTGTTGCATTTGCAGTAG
- a CDS encoding acyl-CoA thioesterase: MTPDSSLSLVWQFPNPFICQWQISPEQIDHYNHVNNVAYVSQLERTAWAHSNALGLSIEQYQDLDRGMAISRHEIDYLAAAVLGDTLACATWIVACDNKLKLARQFQFIRLSDGLTMLKARTEFVCIALSSGKPKRMPKVFSETYFNAMLTPAKE, translated from the coding sequence ATGACGCCAGATTCTTCCCTTTCTCTTGTATGGCAGTTCCCGAATCCGTTTATTTGCCAATGGCAGATAAGCCCTGAACAAATCGACCATTACAACCATGTGAACAATGTGGCTTATGTCAGCCAATTAGAGCGTACTGCGTGGGCCCACTCAAATGCGTTAGGATTGAGTATTGAACAATACCAAGACCTTGACCGAGGTATGGCGATTAGTCGTCATGAAATAGATTACTTGGCCGCAGCAGTATTGGGCGATACGCTAGCCTGCGCCACATGGATTGTCGCCTGTGATAACAAATTAAAACTCGCTAGGCAGTTTCAATTTATTCGCCTAAGTGACGGTTTAACCATGCTAAAAGCCCGTACCGAATTTGTGTGCATTGCCCTTAGCTCAGGTAAGCCCAAACGTATGCCAAAAGTATTCTCTGAAACCTATTTTAACGCCATGCTGACACCGGCTAAAGAATAA
- a CDS encoding FFLEELY motif protein produces the protein MSDLVAQISCHLHRVHTLQNMASKAKLFPLVKGVQLWQTLRMQATHEAHMNDPRTAPALAFFVEQVYGPQDFSQRDADIKRVVPKMHKYLPSQALLSLESALRLHALSYELDYGLALALKDIMLAANPPCAKTPMMISSQTYAAAYSKENNGDLRHKQIRLLIELGENLRQAVAIKGVAMMLSLSKHPARLKGLQALHLFLHDGYKAFKKIPNSRRFMEDIVSKEAHLVTILSTNQTFSEQVYSQQGTYPLPCLPSIEIPIEA, from the coding sequence ATGAGTGACTTAGTTGCTCAGATATCTTGTCATTTGCACCGCGTTCACACGCTGCAAAACATGGCGAGTAAAGCAAAACTGTTCCCCCTTGTAAAAGGGGTGCAGCTTTGGCAAACCTTGCGTATGCAGGCAACCCATGAAGCGCATATGAACGATCCTCGTACGGCCCCTGCTTTGGCGTTTTTTGTTGAGCAAGTATATGGGCCACAAGACTTCAGCCAGCGCGACGCGGATATAAAACGCGTTGTCCCTAAAATGCACAAATATTTGCCTAGCCAAGCGCTGCTCTCATTAGAGAGCGCCCTGCGACTACATGCCTTATCTTATGAACTGGATTACGGGTTAGCTTTGGCACTTAAAGACATCATGCTAGCAGCCAATCCCCCCTGTGCTAAAACCCCCATGATGATCAGCAGTCAAACTTACGCGGCAGCCTACAGCAAAGAAAACAATGGCGATTTGCGACACAAGCAAATAAGGTTATTGATTGAACTTGGGGAAAACCTTCGCCAGGCTGTCGCAATAAAAGGCGTTGCCATGATGCTCTCGCTATCAAAACACCCAGCTCGCTTGAAAGGGCTACAAGCGCTACATCTTTTTTTGCATGACGGTTACAAAGCGTTCAAAAAAATCCCTAACAGCCGACGCTTCATGGAGGATATTGTCAGTAAAGAGGCACATCTTGTTACCATCTTGTCTACCAACCAAACGTTTTCCGAGCAAGTGTATTCCCAACAAGGTACTTACCCGTTACCTTGTCTTCCCAGTATTGAAATACCTATTGAGGCATAG
- a CDS encoding CBM9 family sugar-binding protein: MFSGLLKPLLMASFFSSLSAHAFDVTYTSKAPVIDGSQEAVWQQASWHDMPYLMDGSLPEKADFTGRYRLLWDENYLYLQAEITDDMLIDTHADPLVRYWDDDALEIFVDGDASGGIHQFNHSALAYHIGLDNQAADIGDDEKAHLYNDHINSSWKRQLNSPNTILWEVSIKRYPNDYTDAAPKAPIALKSGDVMGFMLAYCDNDGSEVREHFMGSHDFAAQNGSKNLGFITADVFGKITLKK, encoded by the coding sequence ATGTTTTCAGGCTTACTAAAACCACTGCTCATGGCGTCTTTTTTTAGCAGTCTTTCAGCCCACGCGTTCGACGTAACCTATACCTCAAAAGCCCCCGTCATAGATGGCTCTCAAGAAGCCGTTTGGCAACAAGCTTCTTGGCACGACATGCCTTATTTGATGGATGGCAGCTTACCCGAGAAAGCCGATTTCACCGGCCGTTACCGCTTGTTATGGGATGAAAATTACTTGTACCTACAAGCTGAAATTACTGACGATATGCTGATTGATACCCATGCAGATCCGCTTGTACGTTACTGGGATGACGACGCACTGGAGATTTTTGTTGATGGAGATGCTTCCGGCGGCATTCATCAGTTCAACCACAGTGCTCTGGCGTATCACATTGGTCTTGATAACCAAGCCGCAGACATTGGCGATGATGAAAAAGCCCACCTGTATAACGACCACATAAACAGTAGCTGGAAACGCCAACTAAATTCGCCGAATACCATTTTATGGGAGGTGTCCATTAAGCGTTACCCTAATGACTATACTGATGCCGCCCCCAAAGCGCCTATTGCGTTAAAAAGCGGTGATGTTATGGGATTTATGCTGGCCTACTGTGATAACGATGGCAGTGAAGTACGGGAGCATTTTATGGGCTCTCACGATTTTGCCGCACAAAACGGCAGTAAAAACTTAGGTTTCATTACCGCAGATGTCTTCGGTAAAATTACCCTAAAAAAATAA
- a CDS encoding elongation factor P hydroxylase: MNTSTAFTHLNDLSDPPSREQCAELHRYQDVIALFNAAFKESENTRLIKGEGEPEYIPANEQCDFHQVIFAHGYFASALHEIAHWCIAGKARRLLNDYGYWYCPDGRSEDEQRAFEKVEVKPQAIEWAFSVAAKKRFRVSTDNLNGAQGDSKAFTLHVHQQVLCYLRDGFPPRAALFIDALMEFYGTAALNIEQFRLPNE, from the coding sequence ATGAATACCTCTACCGCTTTTACCCATCTAAACGACCTTAGCGACCCGCCAAGTCGAGAACAATGCGCAGAATTACATCGCTATCAAGATGTCATAGCGCTATTTAATGCTGCCTTTAAAGAAAGCGAAAATACACGCTTAATCAAAGGTGAAGGCGAGCCAGAGTACATTCCAGCGAACGAGCAGTGTGATTTTCATCAAGTTATTTTTGCTCATGGTTATTTTGCTAGCGCGTTACATGAAATTGCCCATTGGTGCATCGCAGGCAAAGCGCGGCGGTTGCTAAATGATTATGGCTATTGGTATTGCCCCGATGGCCGCAGCGAAGATGAACAACGGGCGTTTGAGAAAGTTGAGGTGAAGCCGCAAGCCATCGAATGGGCGTTTTCAGTGGCAGCAAAAAAGCGTTTTCGAGTCAGTACGGATAACTTAAATGGTGCACAGGGCGACAGCAAAGCGTTTACTTTACATGTTCATCAGCAAGTCTTATGTTATTTGCGTGATGGCTTTCCCCCACGAGCGGCGCTGTTTATTGATGCTTTGATGGAATTTTATGGCACAGCCGCGCTCAACATTGAGCAGTTTAGATTGCCTAATGAGTGA
- a CDS encoding ATP-NAD kinase family protein encodes MSIPSFKLGLVINPFAGIGGSVALKGSDGIETREKALALGAAKLANTRTRLALEELLSLKDKVHIYTASGEMGEALVAEMGFEHTVVYQQQAAQSEARDTERCATLLQQQNVDLLLFAGGDGTARNVCHIVGESLPVLGVPAGCKIHSGVYAVTPQAAGRVVAMMVQGEIVTLQEAAVMDIDEALFRQGRVNARQYGEMRVPSELRYIQAVKMGGKESDELVLSDIAAHVIEFMEEHPERLFVMGSGSTVDFIMQELGVSNTLLGVDLVQNQQIVAHDVTASALLEYTTNQATTLVITLIGGQGHIFGRGNQQLSPDVLKQIGREHFLLVATKSKLQGLNGKPLIADTGDADLDAQLAGVISVTTGYKDQVLYPIAKF; translated from the coding sequence ATGAGCATACCCAGTTTTAAACTTGGCTTGGTGATCAATCCGTTTGCAGGTATTGGGGGCAGTGTCGCCTTAAAAGGCAGCGATGGGATTGAAACCCGCGAAAAAGCCCTCGCTCTTGGTGCAGCGAAGCTAGCAAATACGCGCACGCGCCTGGCACTTGAAGAGCTCCTTAGTTTGAAGGATAAGGTGCATATTTATACGGCAAGCGGTGAGATGGGCGAAGCACTTGTTGCCGAAATGGGGTTTGAACACACAGTGGTGTATCAACAACAAGCGGCCCAAAGTGAGGCGCGAGATACCGAGCGCTGCGCCACGCTACTGCAACAGCAAAACGTTGATTTGCTGCTGTTTGCTGGTGGAGATGGCACTGCGCGCAATGTTTGTCACATTGTCGGAGAGTCATTACCCGTGCTGGGTGTGCCTGCAGGGTGTAAAATCCATTCTGGGGTATATGCGGTCACGCCGCAGGCGGCAGGTCGAGTGGTAGCCATGATGGTTCAAGGGGAAATTGTCACCTTGCAAGAAGCCGCCGTGATGGACATAGACGAGGCCCTTTTTCGTCAAGGCCGCGTCAATGCTCGCCAGTATGGTGAAATGCGCGTGCCAAGTGAGCTTCGCTATATTCAGGCAGTGAAAATGGGCGGTAAGGAATCTGATGAACTCGTGCTTAGCGATATTGCAGCCCATGTGATTGAATTCATGGAAGAACACCCTGAGCGCTTGTTTGTCATGGGCTCTGGCTCTACCGTGGATTTTATCATGCAGGAGTTAGGGGTAAGCAATACCTTGCTTGGTGTGGACCTTGTACAGAATCAGCAAATTGTTGCCCATGATGTGACTGCCAGTGCATTGCTCGAATACACCACAAATCAAGCTACAACCTTGGTGATTACCTTAATTGGTGGCCAAGGGCATATATTCGGCAGGGGGAATCAACAACTTAGCCCTGACGTACTCAAACAAATTGGCCGTGAACATTTCCTGTTGGTTGCCACTAAAAGCAAACTTCAAGGACTAAACGGTAAGCCCTTAATTGCCGATACTGGGGACGCAGACTTAGATGCACAGCTTGCAGGTGTCATCAGTGTTACCACGGGTTACAAAGATCAGGTGTTATATCCCATAGCCAAATTTTAA
- a CDS encoding YfcL family protein, whose product MSSSVNSDAAKQTFDEFVDSTQEYLDSVVVDGSDQELFIASYLTGHFSLVTSNALALDDYSLATMNSYMLTSLEKAYANNEVEGQDQAQVSALWDRLFAKAEL is encoded by the coding sequence ATGAGTAGTTCTGTAAACAGTGATGCAGCAAAACAAACGTTCGATGAGTTTGTCGATTCAACTCAGGAATACCTCGATAGCGTAGTCGTTGATGGAAGTGATCAAGAATTGTTTATTGCCAGTTATTTAACTGGGCATTTTTCGCTTGTGACCAGCAATGCGTTGGCATTAGATGACTATTCATTGGCAACAATGAATAGCTACATGCTAACCAGTTTAGAAAAAGCCTATGCCAACAATGAGGTTGAAGGCCAAGATCAAGCGCAGGTTTCAGCTTTGTGGGACAGGTTATTTGCCAAAGCAGAGCTTTAG